The stretch of DNA GGGAGAGTTCGGATGGCGAGAGGCGATAATACTTCGCCAATACGTCGGCATAGCTTGCAAAACCGCGGAGGTTGATGGAGTCGCAAGCGCGATTGTAAACCTTGAGGAAGAGGGGCAACGCACGACTCACTTTGCGGCGATGCGCACCGTCGTTGCGAAAGACGATCACGCCCAGTCGTAGGTCTTTCTCGCGAGTGTCCATCAGCAGACTGTGACCCGCTCGCCGCGCCGCGCTGGCCTGGGGCTCGGGCAGGAAGGCTGCGTCGATCTCATTGCCTAAGAGCATCTTTTGACGGATGTTCACGTCGTTGATCTGGATGTTGAAGACCTCGCTCTTGGGTTTTGCGCTGTCTACCATGTTTTGGGCCAGGAGATGGGTGGCCGAGTGGCGCGTCATGCCTACCATCTTGTCGGCCAGCTGGGAGATGGTCTTGATTCTGGCGGCGCGATGGCTGTAGAGCTGCCAGGAGAGGTTGGTGGCGGTGGCGTAACGCAGGGCCAGTCCGTCGAGCTGGAGCCGATGGGCGCGGACGAGGTCGGTGGCGGCTCCCTCGACGCGTCCCCGCAGTAGGGCTGTGTCGCAATCCATCTGGGCCGTGTATCGCACCGGACGAAGGGGGATGCGCTCCTCGTCGAACCAACCTCGCTCGTGGGCGACATAGATCGGCAGACAGTCTAACGTGGGCATCACGGCGATTCGTAAGAGCGAATCGGCATTTTCTATTTTCTTGGCTGGGCCTTTCTGGGTTTCCTTCCTGCCCGAACAACTGCACAAGGCGCACGCCAAAAGGACGCACGCCAGGAAGGGACTTTTCTTTATGTTCATCTTGTTGACTGGGGTGTTATACTTTTTCTGCATCCATCAAATGCTGTTCTTTGCTTTGCGAAATCTCTGCAACTTTGATCAAATGCTGTTCATCGCGCCATTAGCTCTCTACTGCATTGAGTCGATCAGAAGCTTATTTTTCGGTATTGCAAAAGTAGATATAAAAATCGAAATGCCATCATTCGAGAAGTTTCAGATGAAAAGAAAAACGTTGCAAAAACCTGTTATTACGACGGAAATTTATAGCTACACCCAAAGAGACGCGCTCATATTAGAGAAAGAGGCGGTTCTCAAAGAGAAAGGAGAAGCAAAGGAAGAAACTGTTCTTTCCAAGGAGAAGGCTATTAAAGAAAAAGAGTACCTCCGTCAAAATGAAGAAGAGAGAGCTAGAAAAGTAAAACAAGACCGTGCGGAAACTCATGTCTCAGATTGGCTTGAAAGCAAAGCGGAAGAAACGGTACCATCACTCATTCTCCTATATTATCTTGTTTCTCACTAAAACGCAATGTTATTGTTATTTAATCAATGGGAATTTGTAAGTTAAAATAAATTACATTACTTTTGCAATGCGTAAAGAAAAAACAATGAAGAGACATCCATGAGATAGTGAATGAAGATGAACTTGAATGGTTGAAAGCGACTTGAATTTAGTAGGCACAACCTTTTTGGGGTAAAAATGTGCTGAGGCTATATTGCCAACTTTGATCGTATAATGATATAACAAACCAAAATACTTAATAATAAAATGAACGAACAAATGAAAAAGACATTGTTATTAGCACTAACAGTGTTGTCAAATGTTGTACTTTCTAATGCAAACCCCATAACAAAGGGACAAGCTTTGAGCATTGCATCGAAGTATATCAATAACCCAACGTTATCGAAGAACACACCTGTAACGCGCTCTTCACAAGCTAATGAACAACCTGCATATTACGTCTTCACGAGTTCGAGCGATAAAAAGTTCGTCATCATATCAGGAGAAAGCAAACTAAACAAATTGGTTGGCTATGGAGATAACATGTCGAAGAATAGCGACGAGCAACCACCATACTTCAAGAAGTTTCTAGAAGATTATGAAAGTGTGGTGAAAGCTGTACGCAATAGCAGTAAGCAAGCACCAACGACGCAGATGCCCATCAAGCGAAAGGTGGAACCATTGCTTACTTGTCAGTGGAGTCAGTATTTTCCTTATAACAAATATACGCTTAAAATTGATGGCAAAACAACGCCTACTGGCTGTGTAGCAACTGCAACAGCACAAGTGATGTACCACCACAAATGGCCCAAAAACCGTCCCACAGGGTATGTTAAAAAAGAGGGCGACGAAGCTAGGAAGAGTCCTACTTATTGGTGGGATGATATGAAAGACACCTCTAACAAGATGCTTTCAGAACGCTCCAGGCAAGCTGTTGGCGTGCTGATGCGCGACATTGGCAAAGCCGTTAACATGAGATATTACCACAAGGGGAGCGACTCAAACTTGCAATATGCGTGCAATGCACTTCGAGATAAGTTTGATTATACGGTACGTTTCCTTGATAAAGACTTCTTGCCTGCTAACGAATTCCTCAAAGAAGTGATGCAAGAAATATCCAACGGCTATCCTGTTTTGGTTTGCGGAGGCCCACATGCCTATGTTTACGACGGTTATGATGAACGTGGTTTTCTACATACCAACTGGGGATGGGAAGGACTAAACGATGGTTATTTTGATATAAACACCGTTTATTTAAATGTTACGGGCTTTGCGCTTAGTGGCACGTTTTGGGATGACATGTCTGTTGTTTTTGCCCATCCCAATGATGGTAAGGCCGTTCCATTTAAGGAAATAGAACGTGGATTGGATGCTCGCACCACCACTGCATTCACCATTAGCAAAACAGAAGCAACACGAACAGAGAAATTGAGTGCTTCAATTATAAAGTTAGGCTCATATAGTCCTGTTAAAGGAAAGCTGGGTGTGTTTACAGGTAAGGTTGCACTGGCACTTTATAACCACAAGAACGAACGGGTGAAAATATTTAACTCTGCCAGCGACAACATAGTTTGGGCATCCATTTTCACCGCTATGAGTTTTGATTTGACTAACATTAGCTTTGAAGGTTTACCCAATGGACACTATCGTTTGGTGCCCGTCTTCTCTGAAATGCTTGATGAACAGACTAAGAAAAACGGCGAGTGGAAACCCATTAACCACGCCAATGAAATGGAAGTTGAACTCACAACAAATGCTGTTCGCATCAACACCAACAACCCCCAAAATGTTGTCACTATTGAAAAGAGGCCAAGTGTGCTTGCTCCTTTCTATGAAGACTCGGGCAAGATGGGCGCTTTTAGTTTCACCATGTATAACCCTGGGCGAGAAGAAGTGCGTGGCGACTTGGTAATGACGCTTAAAAGCCTTGAAAACAATAAGGTTTATAATGCCTATTTGCTTACCCCTAACGTTGTTGCACAGCGTCTTGGGCACACTTCTTTTACCATCAACATGCAGGCGCTATACAATAATCCTGGCGATTTCGGCAAATTAAAGGTTGGTAAATACAGCGTAACCCTATCGATAAAGGTTAAGAAAAAGAATTCGGAATATATTGTTCCCATTACGATGAAAGAGCCTTTTGAGATAGAAGTGTTGCCCGATCCCCACCAAGGAACGATTGAGTTTAATTTTGTAGACTTCTTAGTAGATGGTGCTAACGCCAATTATAGCACCTTCCAGCTGAATAAGATAAGAGAAATAGGCTTACAAGTGCATGCCAAAGTGGCTGGCTACCAAATTAGGGAAGGCTATCGTGGGCGCATTTATTATCGTTTGCTCGACCTGACAGAGAACAAATGGATTGAATTAGGCTCTGCCAATAATGTTTATCTGCCTTGCGAAAAGCCCAACGATGCAAGCAAAACACGTGTTACTTTTAACGCATCGATGTTGAAACCCAACCGCTCTTACGAAATACATCTCGAAATTGAACGAGGTGGAAATCGTGAAGATGTTTGGAATCCTAATGCAAAGCGCAATGTGTTCTACACGGTTGACGATTTGAAGACTACTGCAATCGACTCGCTCGAAGCAGATAACAAAGCTCCAAAGCGCATCTTTAACATTGAAGGAGTGCGGCAAACGCAGGCTTGGGAAACACTTCCTGCGGGTATCTATATTGTGGATGGCAAGAAAGTGATGAAAAAGTAAACATAGGTTAGTTTTATTTTTTTAGAAGAAAGCTTGCAAGCTTTAAGCACAAAGCTCGGTAGCATCTCTTTGGGGTTCGATAGATAAATCGTCCGTACGATTGACAGGTAGAATGTTTATTTTATCGCTTGCGTCCAAAGAGCCTGAGTATGCCGTATTCGTTCGGGCATTTCTCTTTGGCGGTCAGCCTACTTTCGCAAAGTTGGAGCGAAAAATACAACCGTACAATAAATTGGGCTTGAATGAAAATGGTCTCGGCAGATAGAAGAAAAAAGCCCTGGTGCTGGAGATTTTCCGCTCCATCGGCAGGACTTGACCTTGCAAGAAAGTAAAGGCAACCGTCACATCTTTGCCCGACCGATTACGGCTTCAGGAACTTTGCGTAAGACTGTTTATAAGATGCAAACAAACGTTTTATCTGTCCATCAGACCGTTGGCAGCTTATTGCTCTCGATGAGCAGCACAATCGTGCCTGTGAGTTCGGTGTAAAGACGGTCGTATTGTCCGCTTGCGGCAAATGTGTCCGTCAAACCGAACTTGTCGAATGTGGCTTGAACAGTCTTTTCGACAACAGTATGGGTGTGAGCTTCTCAGGGAACGATGTTGGCAGTTCCCTTTCAAACTTGTTCTCCAAGACAGAAACAAGCGTGTTATACTTGGAAAAGTGCAAACCTTGATACAATCTTCACTTGCCATGCTCTCTGCTTCGAGGTGCGTAAAACCTTGTGCCACGGCATCGCAGTAAGCAGTGAGAGCCATGTCTGCCCGTGTGGTGATAAACTCCGTGTCGTGCAATCTTTCGGGGTGATGCTTACTCATATAACTTCTTACTTTCAATTGAAAGTAGGAAAGTTCCTGTTTGTTGTTCTTTTTCATTTTGTCCTTATTCAGTGTTGATACTTAATGATGGTTGTTTAACGGTCTAAGAAAAATCATTTTATCCTATGCCTGGCTTTCTTGGCGGACAGACACGCAGGACCTTTCGCAGTTCCCTTGTGGTGTTGCTACCCATGAGTGGCTGCATTTCCCGTGCAATTTTGCTCTTGCTTACCTTTGCATAGAGTTCAGTGGTGGAAATGAAGCGGTGTCCGAGCATCTTACTGACGGTTTCTATCGGCAAGCCGTTCTCCAAGCAGATAGTTGTCGCAAAGGTGTGCCTTGCCGTATGCGAGGTAGCTTCAGTATTGGGAGGCAATCCCGCCTTGACGATGATGTCCCTTATCTTGCGGTTGAAATGGCTGTTGGTAGGGAATTCACGGAAGAAAAGCCCTTCCCTTCGTCCGTCGCAGGCAATGGTGAGTATCTCCTCAGCAATGGGTAGTAACGGGACAATATTTCTGTTCTGAGTTTTTGTGCGACAGAGCGATATGTACCTGCGCCCATCGTCAAGTGTGTAAACATCGTCCATCCGTAGTTTCTTTAAATCAGAAAAAGCTAGCCCCGTAAAACATCCCAATAGGAAGATGAGCCTGCAATGGTTATCCACAGAACGATGAGGGCGGTATGCGAGAAGCTTCTGCAGGTTGTCAGAAGTGAGAGCATTGCGCTCGTAGGTGGGAGTCTCAATGTCTATCAGTTCAAAAGGGTCTGCCTGGATATACCGCTCCTGCTGTGCCTTTCTAATGACCTGGTGCAGGTGGCGCAGACGGTTGGAAACAGTGCTTTCCTTGTGTCCTAAGTCCCTAAGCATGAACAGACGGTAGTTTTCTCTATTAGGTCCTTGTCGGCTTCTTTGGGAAGGCAGTCCTCATTCCTCCTTGTTTTCAGAAATTGAACAAAGCTCTTCCTGCTGTCCCTAAAAGCCCTGACGGTAGCCTTTCCTATAGACTTGCCCTGCAATTCCTCCTTACTTTCACAGACAGCTTGGTAAAGCTCTATAAGTGTCGGGGTGGGTTTGCCTTGATGCAGGAACTGCTCCTTAAGATATTCTGCTGTGATGTAGTTCTCTTCCCTTAATGTGAGTTCATAGAGTGCGTGAAGTCGTTTATCCATAGAGTCCAGTTGATGATTGACGACATTCGCTTTGTTAGCCGCCACTTTTATACGTCCTATCTTTGATTGCCAATCAACAGGAGAGGTGTACAATCCTGTTGAGAATGAAGCAGACCCACCGTTACAGGTAATACGACAGCGTATAATGCACTCGTTATTCTCATTTGTCTTGCTTCTGTCTATATAGAATAGAATTGAAAATGTACTTTTCATTTTTCCATGTATGTTTTATGATTTGTATTCCTTATAATTTCTAGTTAGTCAGACGGTATTGTGCAATGAGAGGAATAATCCTCTCCACATCCCGAAAAATACGCTCTGGAGATGTCTCCGCATACACTTGTGTGGTCTTTATCTGGCTGTGTCCGAGCATTTTTGACACACTTTCGATAGACACGCCTTCAGAGAGTGTCATCTGCGAAGCAAAGGTGTGGCGAGCCATGTGGAAAATATCATCCATTTGAGGAATTGGAAGAACATAGAGAATAAACCGGTAACAGGTTGTGAATTAGGTGTTTTTCTATATTCTGCGAGTGTGGTAGAAAAGCAATCCGGCACGGAATATTGAATCCTTTCGGTTACCAAACTGTTATCCGTTGGTTTCCCCAATGAGGTGAGGTAACGGAAAAAAGGAAAGGTTTTTCTGACATGGGTTCTATCTCACTATTCCACAACGTTTTGCGTATCAAAGAACGCTTTAACAACGGGTAATTTTGCCCATAAAATTAAAGCGTATGAAAATAGAGAAGTTCAAGGTGTTGCTCTACCTCAAAAAGAGCCGATTGGACAAGTCGGGCAAAGCTCCCATTATGGGACGTATCACCGTCAACCGTTCGATGGTGCAGGTCAGTTGCAAAATCTCCTGTACGCCCGATTTATGGAATCCTCGTGAAAGCCGTCTGAAAGGCAAGAGCCATGAAGCCGTGGAGACCAATGCGAAGCTGGACAAGCTGATGCTCTCCATCCACACGGCATTCGACACGCTTGTGGAAAGAAAAGCGGACTTCGATGCGGAAGCCGTCAAGAACTTGTTTCAGGGAAGCCTCGAAACACAGATGACCCTGTTGGGAATGACGGACATCGTCTGTGAGGGACTGAGGAAGCGTATCGGGATAGATCGGGCAAAAGGAATCTACCCTGCCTATCTCTATACCCGGAGAACCTTGGCAGAGTTCATCGAAAAGGAGTTTCGTACCAAAGACGTTGCTTTCGGTCAGATGACGGAGCAGTTCATCCACGATTACCAGAGTTTCATTTTGGACGAGAAAGGACTTGCCGTAGATACCTGTCGCCACTATCTGGCTATTGTCAAGAAAGTATGCCGAAAAGCCTACAAGGAGGGACATGCCGACAGATGCTTTTTCGCCCACTTCAGTCTTCCCCAACCAAAGGAAAAAATGCCGAAAGCCCTAAGCCGAGAATCTTTCGAGAAAATCCGTGACTTGGTAATCCCTGAACATCGCACTTCCCATCTCTTGGCAAGAGATCTGTTTCTCTTTGCCTGCTATACGGGAACAGCCTACGCCGATGCCGTTTCCGTTACGCGTGACAATCTGTTCACGGATGACAATGGCGGGCTGTGGCTTAAATACTGCTGCAAGAAAAACGAGCTTCGTGCCTGTGTCAAGCTGCTGCCCGAAGCCCTTGCCTTAATAGAGAAGTACCGGGATGATGAGCGTCCGACACTCTTTCCGATGCTGTACCACCCCAACCTTCGCCGTCTGATGAAAAGCCTTGCGGTTCTTGCCGACATCAAGGGAGACCTGACCTACTATGCCGGCAGGCACTCGTTCGCATCGCTGATTACTTTGGAAGCCGGAGTGCCCATAGAGACCATCTGCAATATGCTGGAACATTCAAACCTGCAAACGACGCAGGTATATGCGAAGGTCACACCCAAGAAACTCTTCGAGGATATGGACAAATACATTGAGGTGACAAAAGATTTGAAACTTGTATTATAACACCCCATAGAAAAAATATGATTTCGGTCTAAATGCTTAAATTACAAGGCTCTGCGATAAAACACAGGTCGTATAGGTAACGATTTAGAAATGAGTGAAGTACACTGATACACAATATTTTGAATAACCAAAGAACGCTCACTATTTTACTTGCAAAGGTATTAATTTACGAGGAAAAGTAAGCGTTCTTGTGTGACTTTCTTCTTAAAATTTTGTCGAGAAGAAATCTAACAATGAAAAGAAGGCTTTACGGTTTTACAGTCGTCGCAAGCGTTTACGATTGATGAGCTATTTCCATTTCCGTTAGCACCAGTCGGAAATGAGAAGTCCGTTGATAGTCAGGTATGGTCATTTCTTCTCATCCTTGATTATGTGAATTTCACAAACCTCTTCCGTAAAACGTCTCTTGTATAGTATAGTCTCAAATAGACTTTTTCCGTACTTCGTTAGGGAATTTCCGTGCGATACATTTCCTCTAATTCTATCCTCCGAAAAGTTTATCTTGTGGACATGAGGCGGAGAATCAGAAGTTAATAGAAGCCCACTGAAAAAGTTTTTTATCCAACTCCTCTCTTCCTTTTACCGTGTCCTGCAAGAGAACGACTTTCTTTTGAATTTTATTCACTTCTATAATCATGTAACATATTTTTATTGTGAACTAAGCAGTTTTAATCTCATTAGTTTAATTGTTTGCTGTTACTATTTTCTGAACCAGATAGCCTATTAATAATAATAAAGAAAATATTATTGTCGCAGCAACCAGATATATCAGAAATAGCATAAGCACTTTAAATATTCTATTGACAGGCCTTATATCTGTGTATTTGTAATAAAATTCATTTTCTTGCCTAATCTTAGAAACTAACGCCTCAAGTTCATTTTCAATCCTTTTAATTGTTTTTAATGTCAGTTCCTCATTAGTCGTTTCATCAATTGCGATTCTTGTTGTATTGTCAAATATTTCCTTGCTTATATAGGCAGATTTAAGTCCATCAAGTAATATCTTTTGCAGATTTTCTTTGAATTCTGTATTTAGGGGGAAGTAGGCTATGAAATGAAGATTAGCATTAAGTTCAGAAAGAATCTGAACCCTTTTTTCAAAGTATTTTACAAATGTGTTTCTAGAATTTTCTATAGGCTTTTCTATAAGCGTTTTTATAAGCCATGTTATAAATACAATAATGGAAGAAAATACTATAGTAGTTAATTCCGGACTTGATTCTTGTATTTTAGTAACTATATCCATTCTCTTGTCCCTTTTTTCTGCAGATTAAACATACTAGAGAATATTTTCTTGATTTCATAAATAAATCCTCCATCTTTAGAGTAATCATTCATTGGATTTTCATTTCTTAGAACTGCAAATGTAAGTTCCGTGTTACCAAAAACAGCGAATCTTTCAGTATTATTATTGGTAGTTCCTGTCTTTAAAAATACGTTATTAATATCTATATTCAGTTTGTCTCTAAAGACATTATTAAGAATTTTGAGGCAGTCAGATTTAATACCGTCGTTTATATCTTGAGAAAAAAAGGTAGAGTATACAAAGCAGAGTTCATATAAAGAGATCCCATTTTCTGTAGCTCCTAATAAACTTGACAATGTAAATGAAGAAAGAGGTTTATCCAAGAGCTCTGATAGATATTTAAGTACCTTTTCTACACCAACTTTTCCCGAAGCATTAATAAATACATTGTTATTAGAGAAATATAAGGCATCATCTATTGAGAGACAACCTTTAAAGGAAGAAGCTTCTCTAACGTCCCAATTCAGATTATTATATGTAGTTGGAAATACTTCATACTTATTAATGCCCTGTTCTCTCAAGAAACAATATATAAATGGCTTTAACGTGGAGCCTACATTTGTTTTGTTTGTAAAAGCATAATCAGTTCCATAAGAACTTGAGAATGCTACAACTTTTTTATCTCTAATAGCAATGATCGATATTGGGTATTTTGATTCCCTTACATTTTTTACAACAAGAGCTTGAATTTCTGTATTTATGCTGGAAAATAACGTTTTGGCTTTATCGTCTACCCTTTCCACAATAAAAGGAAGTGATGCTGGTCTAACAATAACTAACTGATTACAGAATATTTGGGGATAATTTTTGATCAATTTGTCAAACTTGCCGTTTGAAATAACATTCAAGGTCGTCAATTTTTTACTTATAAACAAATATCTCCTTTTTGTTTGTTCGAGATTCTGAGAATAAAAATTTGGTCCTCTTAAGATGGTAATTAAGAAAAGAAGTTGAGCGTGTGATAGTTGATTGATTTCTTTCTGAAAATAATAAAGCCCAGCAGATCTTATACCGCGAAGATTCTTTCCAAAGTAAATATGATTAAAATACAGATTTAAAATCTCTTCTTTCGAATACTTTCTTTCTAACTTAAGAGCTAAAGTAGACTCTTTGAGTTTTCTAAAGATGGTTTTACTGTTATCTTTAAGTAAATTTCTTGCAAGTTGTTGTGTAATAGTACTACCACCTTGAACAATACGCCCAACGATTATATTAACAATTAAAGCTCTTAAAATTGCTTTGATATCAATACCTCTATGTTTAAAAAAGCGAACATCCTCAATCTCTATAAGAGCTTCTTTTATTGAGGATGGAATATAATTTGATATAGCATGGCATTCGCTATTGCTAGAAGTAACTCCAAAAGGAATGAAACTCCCATCTTTTTTTGAGTAAATCACAAAACCGTCAAAATCATCCATCTTCTAATTATGAATAAATCCTAAAAATTTAAGGGATAAGCTTTCTGTTATTAAAGAACGCTCACTGTTTCAGTTGCAAAGGTAATATTTTGGGTGGAAAAGTGAGCGTTCTTTCGCGTTTTTCTTCTTTGTCGATGAAAGAAAGAGCGATTACAGCCGTTGTGAGCGATTGCGGTGAATGAGTTGTTGCCACTTCTGCTCACACCAGTCGGGGACGGACAGACCATTGATGATAAGGGTTGGTTGACGCTTCTCATTGGTCGTGATACGGAGTTCGGCATTCTCCTCGGTGAAAGTACGTTTGTACATTCCCGAATACACATCAGCTGTACTACGTACCGCAACTTGCTTTTGGTGCATTCTGACAAAGGTATCGTCATCAATGTCCATCTTGCGGAGCAGTAGACGAATATTAAGCAAGAGGTAGAAGCTGTGGAAGAAACGCCGAATGAAACTCCGCTCCTCCTCATACGTCTTGATTTCCTTTTGCTGTTCAGCTATGGTCTTGTCTTTAGCTGCAACGGTATCCTGCAGGAGAATAACCTCCTTGCGGATTTCGGCTTTCTCCTTTTCTGAAAGGAACTTCTGATGCTCCATCTCCTTTTCCAACTCTCCGATACGCTTCTCCGCCTTGTCAAATTCCATGTTGCCAAAGAGCGAGTAGAGCGTACCATTTACCCGAAGTTTGCCTGCCTGCTTCTCCAATTCCCTTACCTTTTCAATAAGTTCGGCTTCTTTGGCTTGCTTCTGTTCCGTCTCCTTGAGTATCTGCTTGTAATACTCCATATTGGAGCGGTGCTTGGCTTCCGAGCCGTACATACCTCTCTCCAACCCGAAAGGCCTCATCTGTTCTGCGTATGTGGTTTGGTACTCCTCCAATTTCTTCGGGGTAAGCACATCATCGGCACAGAGCCGTACCTTGTCTTTCTTTGTCTTGTACTTCCGCTTGCCGTTTTCGGCTTCGGTCTTGGCTTTTCGTCTTTCTCCTTGTACGATGGGTACTATCGTAGCATGGATATGCGGTGTTTCCTCGTCTGCGTGCAGTGTGGCAGCCACCACGTTTTCCTTACCAAAGGTGGTGTAAAGCCACTGCATCGTGCTGCCGCACCACTCTCCCAAACGCCCCTCGCTTTCAAGTCGGAGCATATCCTCGTGCGAGCCAGAAAGGATAAAGCGCAAAGCCTTGACTTGATTGTCTGCCACCTTTCGATAAATGTTTGCCGTGGCAATGCGGTGTTCTATGGCTTCCGTGCGGTTGGTGACACCTGCGGGGAATTGCACCAACTCACGGTTGAAGTGCGTGCGGGTGGCATCGACGTTGTTCGGCACGAATGTACGCTCGATGTGGGCGGTCATTGCCGAGTCGTTGCCCCGAGCCTTGTCTATGTGTAATACTGCGTAGCCCATAAGTTGAATATTGCTTTAAGGGGTATCCAAAGGGGCGGAGACCCTTGGCTCAGGAGGGCTTTTTCAGCGGTAACGGAGTGGAGCGTGAAGAAAATGCCCTAATAAGCTATGGCATTTCTTCTAAATGCGCTCCGCCCTGTCTGAAGTCAACCTTTACGGTAATTGCATTCCCCGAATGCGCAGAAGGCTTTGTTTCTAAGTTTCTTTTGAGGAAACTTGCAGTTGGGGAAACTGCCATCGCTCTCGAAACAAAGCCATCTTTCTGCTTTTGTTCTCTTTTAGTC from Prevotella sp. oral taxon 475 encodes:
- a CDS encoding ABC transporter substrate-binding protein — encoded protein: MNIKKSPFLACVLLACALCSCSGRKETQKGPAKKIENADSLLRIAVMPTLDCLPIYVAHERGWFDEERIPLRPVRYTAQMDCDTALLRGRVEGAATDLVRAHRLQLDGLALRYATATNLSWQLYSHRAARIKTISQLADKMVGMTRHSATHLLAQNMVDSAKPKSEVFNIQINDVNIRQKMLLGNEIDAAFLPEPQASAARRAGHSLLMDTREKDLRLGVIVFRNDGAHRRKVSRALPLFLKVYNRACDSINLRGFASYADVLAKYYRLSPSELSHLSIPRYMRTSAPREQDLRCARNFQSH
- a CDS encoding C10 family peptidase → MKKTLLLALTVLSNVVLSNANPITKGQALSIASKYINNPTLSKNTPVTRSSQANEQPAYYVFTSSSDKKFVIISGESKLNKLVGYGDNMSKNSDEQPPYFKKFLEDYESVVKAVRNSSKQAPTTQMPIKRKVEPLLTCQWSQYFPYNKYTLKIDGKTTPTGCVATATAQVMYHHKWPKNRPTGYVKKEGDEARKSPTYWWDDMKDTSNKMLSERSRQAVGVLMRDIGKAVNMRYYHKGSDSNLQYACNALRDKFDYTVRFLDKDFLPANEFLKEVMQEISNGYPVLVCGGPHAYVYDGYDERGFLHTNWGWEGLNDGYFDINTVYLNVTGFALSGTFWDDMSVVFAHPNDGKAVPFKEIERGLDARTTTAFTISKTEATRTEKLSASIIKLGSYSPVKGKLGVFTGKVALALYNHKNERVKIFNSASDNIVWASIFTAMSFDLTNISFEGLPNGHYRLVPVFSEMLDEQTKKNGEWKPINHANEMEVELTTNAVRINTNNPQNVVTIEKRPSVLAPFYEDSGKMGAFSFTMYNPGREEVRGDLVMTLKSLENNKVYNAYLLTPNVVAQRLGHTSFTINMQALYNNPGDFGKLKVGKYSVTLSIKVKKKNSEYIVPITMKEPFEIEVLPDPHQGTIEFNFVDFLVDGANANYSTFQLNKIREIGLQVHAKVAGYQIREGYRGRIYYRLLDLTENKWIELGSANNVYLPCEKPNDASKTRVTFNASMLKPNRSYEIHLEIERGGNREDVWNPNAKRNVFYTVDDLKTTAIDSLEADNKAPKRIFNIEGVRQTQAWETLPAGIYIVDGKKVMKK
- the mobV gene encoding MobV family relaxase, translating into MGYAVLHIDKARGNDSAMTAHIERTFVPNNVDATRTHFNRELVQFPAGVTNRTEAIEHRIATANIYRKVADNQVKALRFILSGSHEDMLRLESEGRLGEWCGSTMQWLYTTFGKENVVAATLHADEETPHIHATIVPIVQGERRKAKTEAENGKRKYKTKKDKVRLCADDVLTPKKLEEYQTTYAEQMRPFGLERGMYGSEAKHRSNMEYYKQILKETEQKQAKEAELIEKVRELEKQAGKLRVNGTLYSLFGNMEFDKAEKRIGELEKEMEHQKFLSEKEKAEIRKEVILLQDTVAAKDKTIAEQQKEIKTYEEERSFIRRFFHSFYLLLNIRLLLRKMDIDDDTFVRMHQKQVAVRSTADVYSGMYKRTFTEENAELRITTNEKRQPTLIINGLSVPDWCEQKWQQLIHRNRSQRL
- a CDS encoding site-specific integrase, coding for MKIEKFKVLLYLKKSRLDKSGKAPIMGRITVNRSMVQVSCKISCTPDLWNPRESRLKGKSHEAVETNAKLDKLMLSIHTAFDTLVERKADFDAEAVKNLFQGSLETQMTLLGMTDIVCEGLRKRIGIDRAKGIYPAYLYTRRTLAEFIEKEFRTKDVAFGQMTEQFIHDYQSFILDEKGLAVDTCRHYLAIVKKVCRKAYKEGHADRCFFAHFSLPQPKEKMPKALSRESFEKIRDLVIPEHRTSHLLARDLFLFACYTGTAYADAVSVTRDNLFTDDNGGLWLKYCCKKNELRACVKLLPEALALIEKYRDDERPTLFPMLYHPNLRRLMKSLAVLADIKGDLTYYAGRHSFASLITLEAGVPIETICNMLEHSNLQTTQVYAKVTPKKLFEDMDKYIEVTKDLKLVL
- a CDS encoding transglycosylase domain-containing protein; protein product: MDDFDGFVIYSKKDGSFIPFGVTSSNSECHAISNYIPSSIKEALIEIEDVRFFKHRGIDIKAILRALIVNIIVGRIVQGGSTITQQLARNLLKDNSKTIFRKLKESTLALKLERKYSKEEILNLYFNHIYFGKNLRGIRSAGLYYFQKEINQLSHAQLLFLITILRGPNFYSQNLEQTKRRYLFISKKLTTLNVISNGKFDKLIKNYPQIFCNQLVIVRPASLPFIVERVDDKAKTLFSSINTEIQALVVKNVRESKYPISIIAIRDKKVVAFSSSYGTDYAFTNKTNVGSTLKPFIYCFLREQGINKYEVFPTTYNNLNWDVREASSFKGCLSIDDALYFSNNNVFINASGKVGVEKVLKYLSELLDKPLSSFTLSSLLGATENGISLYELCFVYSTFFSQDINDGIKSDCLKILNNVFRDKLNIDINNVFLKTGTTNNNTERFAVFGNTELTFAVLRNENPMNDYSKDGGFIYEIKKIFSSMFNLQKKGTREWI